Proteins co-encoded in one Arachis stenosperma cultivar V10309 chromosome 7, arast.V10309.gnm1.PFL2, whole genome shotgun sequence genomic window:
- the LOC130941275 gene encoding ras-related protein RABA1b: protein MAGYRADDDYDYLFKVVLIGDSGVGKSNLLSRFTKNEFNLESKSTIGVEFATRTLNVDSKVIKAQIWDTAGQERYRAITSAYYRGAVGALLVYDVTRHATFENVDRWLKELRNHTDANIVVMLVGNKSDLRHLVAVSTEDGKSYAEKESLYFMETSALEATNVENAFAEVLTQIYRIVSKKAVEAAENGTATVPAKGEKIDLKNDVSALKRVGCCSS from the exons ATGGCGGGTTATAGAGCCGACGACGACTACGACTACCTCTTCAAGGTGGTCCTGATCGGCGACTCCGGCGTCGGAAAGTCCAACCTCCTCTCGCGGTTCACCAAGAACGAGTTCAACCTTGAGTCCAAGTCCACCATTGGCGTCGAGTTCGCTACTCGCACCTTGAACGTCGATTCCAAAGTCATCAAGGCTCAGATCTGGGACACCGCCGGTCAAGAAAG GTATCGCGCCATAACCAGCGCTTACTACCGTGGGGCTGTAGGTGCACTTCTTGTGTATGATGTCACCCGCCATGCAACATTCGAGAATGTTGACAGATGGCTTAAAGAATTGCGAAACCACACGGATGCCAACATAGTTGTGATGCTTGTCGGTAACAAATCAGATCTCCGCCACCTTGTAGCAGTGTCAACCGAAGACGGCAAGTCTTATGCTGAGAAGGAATCACTGTACTTCATGGAAACCTCAGCTCTGGAGGCCACCAACGTAGAGAATGCATTCGCCGAAGTTCTAACTCAAATCTACCGAATTGTGAGCAAGAAAGCGGTAGAGGCTGCAGAGAATGGAACTGCTACCGTTCCCGCGAAAGGGGAGAAAATAGATCTTAAAAATGATGTTTCTGCGTTGAAAAGAGTTGGTTGCTGCTCAAGCTAA